The following coding sequences are from one Ornithodoros turicata isolate Travis chromosome 1, ASM3712646v1, whole genome shotgun sequence window:
- the LOC135394539 gene encoding uncharacterized protein LOC135394539: protein MANARHEPVNHVPVTEAVDRTTTDLAKFLLRRELVNTGLAKFDDQPENDMSWKSSFKNSIDHLGITASEEFDLLVKWLGNESSQHVKRLRSVHVGNPSAGLQLAWERLEECYGSPQAIESALLKRLEAFPKISNSDHRKLRELGDLLLELESAKADPRLPGLGYLDTARGVNPIFIRDIAKTKNGPSFHFGSSTSFNTTRLRDDRTPPRNASNRTSVAVKKTDILSKASDPGPTASRGKTVKDASKECPLHRKPHPLNKCRGFQTKPLTERKALLKEFGICFRCCSSSDHFARDCVQVIKCAVCGSEGHASALHPGPVHQDTSTSAGDVQHGGEDDVHPLSTKVMSKCTSVCGSNTWGRSCSKICLVRVHPKDKPDLSFKMYAVLDDQSNRSLARPAFFDVFGVQGDESPYTLKTCAGTVESSGRRASGYVVESIDGRVRVPLPTLIECMQIPDDRNEIPTPEVAHHHPHLKKIAGLIPPLTEDAEILLLLGKDVLQVHKVRQQLNGPNNAPYAQRLDLGWVVVGDVCINGMRKPDRISTFTTTLLENGRASTFTPCPSHVFIKENVAQGLGDSVFETSKDDNKLAPSIEDKQFLEIMNKTFTKDEANSWVAPLPFRTRRSPLPDNREQARIRFASLCRTLDKRPDMKEHFFTFMGNIFANGHAELAPERQEGKEVWYLPIFGVYHPKKPEQIRVVFDSFQGTSLNDVLLTGPNLGNSLLGVLIRFRKEPFAITADIQQMFYCFIVREEDREYLRFLWFRDNDPKKDVVEYRMCVHVFGNSPSPAVATYGLKRTALEGEREYGTDARRFVERDFYVDDGLKSLPTEEAAIDLLQRTKDMLAVANLRLHKIASNSVAVMKAFPSEEHAKDLKDLDLGTDSPPTQRSLGLSWNIKHDAFTFHVPPNKKPHTSLLSTVNSLYDPLGFATPVTVRGRLLLRELSTLTEDWDVELPQSSEWEVWRDSLSDLEDIEIPRTYSGISLATACRKELCIFSDASTKAIAAVAYLKLTDARGHNHVGFILGKAKLAPKRGHTIPRLELCGAVLAVEMADVIISELDVCLDEVKFYTDSKVVLGYIYNESRRFYVYVSNRVERIRKSCQPKQWNYVPTEQNPADIATRAVSADRLAKTTWLTGPNFLYKTDDSGSDFECQTFRLIDPEADEEVRPVVTTLATSVSSQRRLGAHRFERFSRWTILIRTIANLLHIARSFHSRGDTASVSCRHWHICLEPRTNEELSAAKKLVYRTVQGEMFSSEIRCIQNEHRLPRDSPLSKLNPYMDEDGVMRIGGRLQNSTLDQDERHPVIMPRRHHITTLLVRHHHERVEHQGRHFTEGAVRAAGLWIVGAKSCIGSMIHKCVKCRKLRSRHQKQIMADLPRDRLSMDPPFTYVGLDVFGPWKVKERRTRGGLAHSKRWAVLFTCLSVRAIHIEIIESMDSSSFINDLRRFLSIRGPVKLLRSDCGTNFVGACKELKINTASPGHNDVGKYLQTQECTWVFNPPHASHMGGAWERMIGIVRRIVDSVLLGTNKSVISHDMLVTLFAEIAAIVNSRPLTPVSTDPENPTIFTPSMILTQKTGRNPPPPGEFGHDNVYRRHWKQVQSMANTFWDRWRKEYLPTLQGRRRWQTAQRDVREGDIVLLKDKDAERNEWPMGRVIKTLPSSDGRVRKVELKIHKNGLLKVFQRPICEIFLLLSDHEL from the exons ATGGCCAACGCTCGCCACGAGCCTGTTAACCATGTGCCAGTCACAGAGGCCGTCGACAGAACGACGACAGATTTGGCAAAGTTTCTTCTCCGACGAGAACTGGTTAACACTGGCCTCGCCAAATTTGATGATCAGCCCGAAAACGACATGTCGTGGAAGTCATCATTCAAAAACTCTATCGACCACTTGGGTATCACCGCAAGTGAAGAATTTGACCTTCTGGTGAAATGGTTGGGAAACGAGTCCTCGCAGCACGTGAAACGGCTCAGATCAGTGCACGTAGGCAATCCTTCTGCAGGGCTGCAGTTAGCGTGGGAGAGGTTGGAGGAATGCTATGGTAGTCCGCAAGCCATCGAGAGTGCTCTCCTGAAAAGACTTGAAGCCTTCCCCAAGATCTCCAACAGTGACCATCGCAAGTTACGAGAACTGGGAGACCTGCTTTTAGAATTGGAATCAGCAAAGGCAGATCCTCGCCTACCAGGACTGGGTTACCTAGACACAGCTCGAGGTGTGAACCCCATC TTCATTCGGGACATAGCAAAGACCAAAAACGGCCCAAGCTTTCATTTCGGTTCATCCACTTCTTTCAACACTACTCGTCTGAGAGacgacagaaccccacctaggAATGCCAGTAACAGGACATCAGTCGCTGTCAAGAAAACAGATATTCTGTCAAAAGCATCCGATCCTGGCCCTACGGCATCTAGGGGCAAGACTGTCAAAGATGCAAGCAAAGAATGCCCTCTGCATCGGAAGCCACATCCGCTGAACAAATGCCGTGGCTTCCAAACCAAGCCTCTGACGGAACGGAAGGCTTTGCTCAAGGAGTTCGGGATCTGCTTTAGGTGCTGCTCGTCGTCGGACCACTTCGCCAGAGACTGTGTGCAGGTCATAAAATGCGCGGTGTGTGGCAGTGAAGGACATGCATCTGCCCTCCACCCAGGTCCTGTCCACCAAGACACCAGCACATCAGCAGGTGATGTCCAGCACGGCGGGGAGGATGACGTTCATCCTTTGTCAACTAAAGTGATGTCTAAATGCACAAGTGTGTGCGGGAGCAACACTTGGGGTAGGTCTTGCTCGAAGATATGTCTAGTCAGAGTGCACCCAAAGGATAAGCCGGACCTATCATTCAAGATGTACGCTGTACTGGACGATCAGAGCAACCGGTCGCTTGCCAGGCCGGCCTTTTTCGATGTGTTCGGCGTGCAGGGAGATGAATCCCCCTACACACTCAAAACATGCGCTGGGACAGTTGAGTCATCGGGAAGACGAGCAAGTGGATATGTGGTAGAGTCCATCGATGGACGTGTAAGAGTTCCACTACCCACACTCATCGAATGTATGCAAATTCCCGACGACAGGAATGAGATTCCTACGCCAGAAGTGGCGCACCATCATCCACACTTGAAGAAAATAGCTGGTTTAATCCCGCCTCTGACGGAAGACGCCGAAATACTGCTTCTACTCGGCAAGGACGTTTTGCAGGTGCACAAGGTACGGCAACAACTGAATGGTCCCAACAATGCTCCGTATGCCCAAAGGCTGGACCTCGGCTGGGTGGTAGTTGGTGATGTGTGCATCAATGGGATGCGGAAGCCAGACCGTATCAGTACATTTACCACTACACTGCTAGAGAACGGCCGCGCGAGCACTTTTACTCCGTGTCCAAGTCATGTCTTCATCAAAGAGAATGTCGCACAAG GGCTGGGTGACTCTGTGTTTGAGACGTCGAAGGACGACAACAAGCTCGCTCCTTCAATTGAGGACAAGCAGTTTCTGGAAATAATGAACAAGACATTCACCAAGGATGAAGCAAACAGTTGGGTTGCTCCGCTTCCCTTTCGCACAAGGAGGAGTCCACTACCGGACAACAGGGAACAAGCACGAATTCGGTTTGCCTCGCTCTGCCGTACCTTGGACAAAAGACCGGATATGAAAGAACACTTCTTTACGTTTATGGGCAACATCTTTGCCAACGGACATGCTGAGTTAGCCCCGGAACgacaagaaggaaaagaagtgtGGTACCTTCCTATTTTCGGCGTATATCACCCGAAGAAGCCGGAACAGATACGTGTTGTTTTCGACTCGTTTCAAGGGACATCCCTAAATGACGTCCTTCTAACGGGGCCTAATCTTGGAAACAGTCTTTTAGGAGTACTAATTCGGTTCCGTAAGGAACCCTTCGCCATCACCGCAGACATTCAACAAATGTTTTACTGCTTCATCGTTCGTGAGGAGGACAGGGAGTACCTAAGATTCCTCTGGTTCCGCGACAACGACCCGAAGAAGGATGTTGTGGAGTACAGGATGTGCGTCCACGTATTCGGAAACAGCCCATCGCCAGCTGTTGCAACGTATGGACTTAAGCGAACCGCCCTTGAAGGTGAAAGGGAGTATGGTACCGACGCCAGGCGATTTGTAGAGAGAGATTTCTATGTGGATGACGGGCTTAAGTCCCTCCCTACCGAAGAAGCCGCCATCGATCTACTCCAGAGAACGAAGGACATGCTGGCTGTAGCAAACCTGAGGCTGCATAAAATAGCCTCCAACAGCGTCGCAGTGATGAAAGCTTTCCCATCTGAGGAGCATGCGAAAGATCTGAAAGATCTAGACTTGGGAACTGACTCCCCTCCGACACAAAGAAGCTTGGGCCTAAGTTGGAACATTAAACATGATGCCTTCACCTTCCACGTTCCTCCCAACAAGAAGCCACACACCAGTCTTCTGTCTACAGTTAATAGTTTGTACGACCCTCTTGGATTCGCAACTCCTGTCACTGTACGTGGTCGGCTGTTGTTGAGGGAACTGTCCACCTTGACAGAAGATTGGGACGTCGAACTACCACAAAGTAGTGAATGGGAAGTTTGGAGGGACTCTCTATCAGATCTCGAAGATATCGAGATACCTCGTACCTACTCTGGTATATCTCTCGCCACTGCGTGTCGTAAGGAGCTCTGTATATTTTCAGATGCCTCAACAAAAGCCATTGCTGCCGTGGCTTACTTAAAACTCACGGATGCTCGTGGTCATAACCATGTCGGGTTCATCCTCGGGAAAGCCAAGCTCGCACCGAAACGTGGACATACAATTCCAAGACTCGAGTTGTGTGGGGCGGTGCTCGCAGTGGAAATGGCTGACGTTATCATCAGCGAGCTCGACGTTTGCCTTGACGAGGTGAAGTTCTACACCGACAGCAAGGTGGTACTCGGCTACATATACAACGAGTCCAGGAGGTTCTACGTATACGTAAGCAATAGGGTCGAAAGGATCCGGAAGTCATGTCAGCCCAAACAGTGGAATTATGTTCCCACTGAACAGAACCCTGCCGACATTGCCACACGGGCAGTATCGGCTGATCGCCTTGCAAAGACAACGTGGTTAACTGGCCCTAACTTTTTGTACAAGACAGACGACTCGGGTTCAGATTTCGAATGTCAAACGTTTCGATTGATAGACCCTGAGGCAGACGAGGAGGTTCGTCCTGTGGTGACCACCCTTGCTACCAGTGTGTCGTCGCAGCGTCGGCTGGGTGCTCACAGATTCGAGCGGTTTTCAAGATGGACGATTCTCATTCGAACAATAGCGAATCTTCTGCACATCGCTCGCTCATTTCATTCTCGGGGTGATACTGCATCGGTGTCCTGTCGACACTGGCACATTTGCCTCGAGCCCAGGACTAATGAAGAACTTTCCGCTGCGAAGAAACTCGTCTACAGAACCGTCCAAGGCGAAATGTTCTCGAGTGAGATTCGATGCATACAAAATGAGCACAGACTACCGAGGGACAGCCCACTTTCGAAGTTGAACCCCTATATGGACGAGGATGGCGTCATGAGAATCGGAGGACGACTTCAGAACTCGACACTTGACCAAGACGAACGGCACCCTGTCATCATGCCCCGTCGACATCATATTACTACACTACTGGTCCGACACCATCACGAAAGGGTTGAGCATCAAGGCCGCCATTTCACTGAAGGTGCAGTCAGAGCGGCAGGATTGTGGATTgtgggagcaaaaagctgcaTCGGCTCGATGATTCACAAGTGCGTCAAATGCCGCAAACTGAGGAGCAGACATCAGAAGCAAATCATGGCTGATTTGCCAAGAGACAGACTTAGCATGGACCCACCGTTCACCTATGTGGGCCTCGACGTGTTTGGACCATGGAAGGTTAAAGAGCGCAGAACTAGAGGTGGACTCGCACATAGCAAAAGGTGGGCTGTGTTGTTTACTTGCCTGTCCGTACGTGCGATACACATTGAAATCATTGAATCGATGGATTCTTCGAGCTTCATCAACGATCTCAGACGGTTCTTGTCTATTAGAGGTCCGGTTAAACTGCTGCGGTCCGATTGCGGAACCAATTTCGTCGGTGCGTGCAAAGAGCTGAAGATCAACACTGCGTCGCCTGGCCACAACGATGTTGGCAAATATCTGCAAACTCAAGAATGCACGTGGGTTTTCAATCCCCCTCACGCCTCTCACATGGGTGGTGCTTGGGAGCGCATGATCGGGATTGTTCGTCGCATCGTGGACTCTGTGCTTCTAGGCACGAACAAGTCAGTGATTTCGCACGATATGCTTGTCACACTCTTTGCGGAGATCGCAGCGATCGTAAATAGCAGACCTTTGACTCCGGTGTCAACAGATCCGGAAAACCCAACGATTTTCACTCCAAGTATGATTCTCACTCAGAAGACGGGTAGAAACCCTCCACCTCCTGGAGAATTTGGGCATGACAATGTCTACCGACGGCACTGGAAACAAGTGCAGTCAATGGCCAACACCTTTTGGGACCGCTGGAGGAAGGAATATCTTCCAACATTGCAGGGCCGTCGCAGGTGGCAAACAGCTCAACGAGACGTCCGAGAAGGTGACATTGTGTTGCTGAAGGACAAGGATGCCGAGAGAAATGAGTGGCCTATGGGTCGCGTTATCAAGACTCTACCCAGTTCTGACGGGAGGGTGCGTAAGGTAGAGCTTAAGATCCACAAGAACGGACTACTGAAGGTTTTCCAGAGACCCATTTGTGAAATTTTCCTTTTATTAAGTGATCATGAACTGTGA